A genomic stretch from Sulfurimonas sediminis includes:
- a CDS encoding ABC transporter permease yields the protein MKLITIKAYILKEFMELYRTRLIVMVYLLPSMIVLLFGYGIRMDVTHARILILDNDQSKFSQVLTSKFEHSKYFNAKVLHVSEKEALRSIKQAKTDAVLIIPSSFEKRLLHAQKSEIGIFVDASFPTRATTIEGYIKGTVLDGVSEVAQRSGLSAKGLIVLNQRTLFNQAMRDEDAIVPGLIGLVLLVAPAILAALLIVKEKERGTIFNFYASPLSKGEFLLAKLFPAFLLHSVNIFILFLLAVYLFDVPFRGSFMLYWLSSELYILISLSIGMLISKYLIKNKTKKRTEIAYA from the coding sequence ATGAAACTAATAACCATCAAAGCCTATATATTGAAAGAATTTATGGAGCTTTACAGGACGCGTCTGATTGTAATGGTATATTTGTTGCCGAGTATGATTGTATTGCTCTTTGGGTATGGAATTCGTATGGATGTTACACATGCAAGAATTTTGATTCTAGACAATGATCAGAGCAAATTTTCACAAGTGCTTACTTCCAAGTTTGAACATAGCAAATACTTTAATGCAAAGGTGTTACATGTAAGTGAAAAAGAGGCACTTCGCTCTATAAAACAGGCTAAAACCGATGCAGTTTTAATCATTCCAAGTTCATTTGAAAAACGACTTTTACATGCTCAAAAAAGTGAAATCGGTATTTTTGTAGATGCTTCTTTTCCGACAAGGGCTACGACTATTGAGGGATATATCAAGGGGACTGTGCTTGATGGGGTAAGTGAGGTGGCACAAAGAAGCGGTTTGTCTGCAAAAGGGCTTATTGTGTTAAATCAGCGTACGCTTTTCAATCAGGCAATGCGGGATGAAGATGCCATAGTTCCAGGACTCATAGGGCTTGTGCTTTTGGTGGCTCCTGCAATTTTGGCAGCACTTCTTATAGTAAAAGAGAAAGAGAGAGGGACCATTTTTAATTTTTATGCTTCGCCTTTGAGTAAGGGAGAGTTCTTGCTTGCAAAGCTTTTTCCTGCTTTTTTACTGCATTCTGTGAATATTTTTATACTCTTTTTGCTTGCAGTTTATCTGTTTGATGTTCCTTTTCGGGGAAGTTTTATGCTCTACTGGCTCAGCAGTGAACTTTATATTCTTATCAGCCTCTCTATCGGTATGCTTATTTCTAAGTACCTAATCAAAAATAAAACCAAAAAAAGAACAGAAATTGCTTATGCCTAA
- a CDS encoding helix-turn-helix domain-containing protein: MRHSSYIKLDEKEELELYKFIEESNKAREKKRAMGVLLNSQKISVLEISKKLSSCTDAVYNWLIRYKRGGVASLKDIPQQGRPKILKVEDEDKIKEVFKK, from the coding sequence ATGAGACATAGTAGCTATATAAAATTAGACGAAAAAGAAGAGTTAGAGCTTTATAAATTCATAGAGGAATCCAATAAAGCCAGAGAGAAGAAAAGAGCGATGGGAGTACTTCTAAATTCACAAAAGATAAGTGTTTTAGAAATATCAAAAAAGTTGAGTTCATGTACGGATGCAGTTTATAATTGGTTAATTCGGTATAAGAGAGGAGGAGTAGCCAGCCTTAAGGATATACCACAACAAGGGCGACCGAAAATACTAAAAGTTGAAGATGAAGATAAGATAAAAGAAGTTTTTAAAAAATAA
- a CDS encoding IS630 family transposase, translating into MTKLGKKITKVFSKSTLRRYLKEMGFSYKRLRFVPAKKPDNTLYEEKKRHLQKYDLLAQQGKINHYYFDESGFSVNSNIPYSWSPVNATMVIKSFHAKRFNVLGFISKQEDLKAYIKESSVTSDTVIEVFDDFSLQLTKPTVVTLDNASFHKSKKFRENIPKWANRGLTLIYLPPYSPELNIIEILWKFIKYHWMEMSAYQSYTAMKEYVERMLNEYGDKRVIDFTLYEKKFYPLVMVD; encoded by the coding sequence ATCACAAAATTGGGAAAAAAGATTACTAAGGTTTTTTCTAAATCAACGCTCAGAAGATACCTTAAAGAGATGGGGTTCAGCTATAAGCGATTACGATTTGTTCCTGCAAAGAAACCAGATAATACGCTTTATGAAGAGAAAAAGAGGCACTTGCAAAAGTATGATTTACTCGCACAACAAGGCAAAATCAATCATTATTACTTTGATGAAAGTGGTTTTTCTGTTAACTCAAATATCCCTTATTCCTGGTCACCTGTAAATGCAACAATGGTGATTAAATCTTTCCACGCAAAAAGGTTTAATGTTCTTGGTTTTATCTCCAAACAAGAAGATCTAAAAGCATACATCAAGGAGTCCTCTGTAACAAGTGATACTGTTATTGAAGTCTTTGATGACTTCTCTCTTCAACTTACGAAGCCTACTGTGGTAACATTGGATAATGCATCCTTTCACAAAAGTAAAAAATTCAGAGAGAATATCCCAAAATGGGCAAATAGAGGTCTTACTTTAATCTATCTACCTCCTTACTCTCCAGAACTCAATATTATTGAAATTCTTTGGAAATTTATCAAATATCACTGGATGGAAATGTCTGCTTATCAAAGCTATACTGCAATGAAAGAATATGTTGAGCGAATGCTTAATGAATATGGAGATAAGAGAGTCATAGATTTTACACTGTATGAGAAGAAATTTTACCCTTTGGTTATGGTTGATTAA
- a CDS encoding ABC transporter permease: MRIFAMIVSKELLSFLRSIGLVAVVLYSFTADVYIAGSGIQIKPRNVVVGYVDKTGGGVSQKILARLHQPEFKPPIAFLSQKALSNAIFNKEVMVGILFDSDFEKNYKSGKKAQINLLLDATAASQSLTTFMYLQNIVFDFQSVNFPIELKSHKLFNQNADNHSFMALTELLSIITLLIVILTAIVFVKEKEDGTWDIMLLTPVNPKIIILAKSFSQVLIVMAGVVLSLGFVLFDQFDVPLNGSFWAFMLLTFLYSVSSAGIGLFVAAVSKDVIQVAQLSIIIMMPLIFLSGAWTPVYAMHPVFQTLSLFSPLRYYIEATESIFFRGTAFIDLWPYFSGVLLLGTLLYWYGFRKIGKLF; the protein is encoded by the coding sequence ATGCGGATATTTGCTATGATTGTCTCCAAAGAACTGCTGAGTTTTTTACGCTCTATAGGATTAGTCGCTGTTGTACTTTATTCGTTTACGGCAGATGTATATATAGCCGGTTCCGGCATACAGATAAAACCGCGCAATGTTGTTGTCGGGTATGTTGACAAAACAGGCGGAGGAGTAAGCCAAAAGATACTTGCACGCTTGCATCAACCGGAGTTTAAACCACCGATTGCCTTCCTTTCGCAAAAAGCACTCTCTAATGCTATTTTTAACAAAGAGGTTATGGTCGGAATACTCTTTGACTCTGATTTTGAAAAAAACTACAAGAGCGGAAAAAAAGCACAGATCAATCTTTTGCTCGATGCTACTGCCGCATCGCAAAGTCTCACGACATTTATGTATCTGCAAAATATTGTATTTGACTTCCAATCTGTAAACTTTCCGATTGAATTAAAGTCACACAAACTTTTTAATCAAAATGCGGACAATCACAGTTTTATGGCATTGACAGAACTGCTTTCAATTATAACCCTGCTGATAGTCATTTTGACGGCGATTGTTTTTGTCAAAGAAAAAGAGGACGGCACCTGGGATATTATGCTGCTTACTCCGGTCAATCCCAAGATTATAATACTGGCAAAAAGTTTTTCGCAGGTGCTCATTGTCATGGCAGGCGTTGTACTCTCTTTGGGATTTGTGCTTTTTGACCAGTTTGATGTACCGCTCAACGGATCATTTTGGGCATTTATGCTCCTGACATTCTTGTACTCTGTTTCGAGTGCGGGTATAGGACTTTTTGTAGCGGCAGTCTCTAAAGATGTGATACAGGTGGCTCAGCTTTCTATCATTATTATGATGCCGTTGATTTTTCTCAGTGGTGCCTGGACCCCCGTCTATGCTATGCATCCGGTATTTCAAACTCTCTCTTTGTTTTCACCGCTTCGCTATTACATAGAAGCAACGGAGAGTATCTTTTTCAGAGGAACGGCGTTTATAGATTTGTGGCCATATTTTAGCGGAGTTCTTCTTCTGGGGACTCTGTTGTATTGGTACGGTTTTAGAAAAATCGGAAAATTGTTTTAA
- a CDS encoding bacteriohemerythrin yields the protein MALVYIEQVEDMDVEEMQKTHENEIKILNAIDNLAISYDRGEATLEELEAKIEEYVKHVHEHFANEERLMQEYNFPSYDMHKTAHDMFLEELNMALKNWKNYKKVSKITDFIRRAPEWIVLHVNTVDYPTANYLAKKMKGL from the coding sequence ATGGCATTGGTATATATTGAGCAAGTTGAAGATATGGATGTGGAGGAGATGCAAAAAACTCATGAAAATGAGATTAAAATTTTAAATGCAATCGATAATCTTGCGATCTCTTACGATCGGGGGGAAGCGACACTCGAAGAACTTGAAGCAAAAATCGAGGAGTATGTGAAGCATGTTCATGAACACTTTGCAAACGAAGAACGTTTGATGCAGGAGTATAATTTTCCTTCTTATGATATGCACAAAACTGCACATGATATGTTTTTGGAAGAGCTGAATATGGCTCTTAAAAATTGGAAAAACTATAAAAAGGTTTCAAAAATTACTGATTTTATCCGCAGAGCACCCGAATGGATAGTCTTACATGTAAACACAGTGGACTACCCGACTGCAAATTATCTTGCAAAAAAGATGAAAGGTTTGTAA
- a CDS encoding protein adenylyltransferase SelO, which translates to MQDIQTLDDLAQFAEYSLMDTLNPDPNATADGVDHVPRQVFSGHYVPVKPTPIENPVYIAHSKIFFKELGLSDDLAASEDFMRMFSGDTSHLKEPLRRTGWATGYALSIYGTEYYEQCPFKTGNGYGDGRAISILEAVLKGKRWEMQLKGGGRTPYCRGADGRAVLRSSIREFLAQEHMYALGVPTSRSLSLYTSKTETVRRPWFRNGSYSRDPEVMIEENVAITTRVAPSFLRVGQLELFARRARKNEHPKAMEELEILILHLIEREYSDVIDKDLPLEEKTVLLAREFRSRLTSLVANWIRVGYCQGNFNGDNCAAGGFTLDYGPFGFIDMFDPKYQPWTGGGVHFSFLNQPQAAEQNFGMFCKSLEPLLKSHEQQMQQLHVIMNDFSKVMQAKMIQMWASKLGLSVFNAALFNELIKLMIKTSVDYTIFFRELSNIPEDISTLAKSFYGDSVYNEALMRSWSEWLEKWKANINVTTQEARKKLSQEMKQVNPKYTLREWFLVPAYKAAQKGDYTLIKELQEVMTHPYDEQSSATEAKYYSQKPAELFDIAGVSHVSCSS; encoded by the coding sequence ATGCAAGATATACAGACACTCGATGATCTGGCACAGTTTGCTGAGTATTCTCTAATGGACACACTTAACCCTGATCCCAATGCTACAGCAGACGGTGTAGATCACGTGCCAAGACAGGTATTCAGCGGGCATTATGTTCCGGTAAAACCTACTCCGATAGAAAATCCTGTTTACATTGCGCACAGCAAAATCTTTTTTAAGGAGCTTGGACTGAGTGATGACTTGGCTGCATCTGAGGACTTTATGCGCATGTTTTCGGGTGACACTTCCCATCTCAAAGAGCCTTTGCGTCGCACCGGCTGGGCAACAGGGTATGCACTCTCCATCTACGGTACAGAGTATTATGAGCAGTGTCCTTTTAAAACAGGAAACGGGTATGGTGACGGACGGGCTATCTCTATTCTTGAGGCAGTGTTAAAGGGTAAACGATGGGAAATGCAGCTCAAAGGCGGAGGGAGAACTCCTTACTGCCGTGGAGCTGACGGTCGTGCGGTACTGCGTTCAAGTATTAGAGAATTTTTGGCACAAGAACACATGTATGCCCTTGGTGTTCCCACATCCCGTTCTTTGAGTTTATACACTTCAAAGACAGAAACAGTCAGACGGCCTTGGTTTAGAAACGGTTCGTATTCAAGGGATCCAGAGGTGATGATAGAAGAAAATGTTGCCATTACAACGCGTGTTGCCCCCTCTTTTCTTCGTGTAGGGCAACTTGAACTTTTTGCTCGACGGGCACGTAAAAATGAGCATCCAAAGGCGATGGAGGAACTTGAGATACTTATCTTGCACCTGATTGAAAGAGAATACAGTGATGTCATAGATAAAGATTTACCTTTAGAAGAAAAAACAGTGCTGCTTGCCCGTGAATTTCGCTCCCGACTTACTTCACTTGTAGCAAACTGGATTCGTGTCGGATACTGTCAGGGAAATTTCAATGGTGACAACTGTGCCGCAGGTGGTTTTACACTTGATTACGGTCCGTTTGGGTTTATAGACATGTTCGATCCGAAATACCAGCCTTGGACAGGAGGCGGAGTCCATTTTTCATTTCTCAACCAACCCCAGGCTGCCGAGCAAAATTTTGGGATGTTTTGTAAATCCTTAGAGCCTTTGCTCAAATCACATGAGCAGCAGATGCAGCAGTTACATGTAATCATGAATGATTTTTCCAAAGTTATGCAGGCTAAAATGATACAGATGTGGGCTTCTAAACTTGGCTTGTCAGTCTTTAATGCCGCATTGTTCAACGAACTTATAAAACTTATGATAAAGACTTCGGTTGACTACACCATCTTTTTTCGTGAACTTTCAAATATTCCTGAAGATATTTCCACGCTTGCAAAAAGCTTTTACGGTGATTCCGTATATAATGAAGCACTGATGAGAAGCTGGAGCGAGTGGCTGGAAAAATGGAAAGCAAACATCAATGTCACTACGCAGGAGGCCCGCAAAAAGCTCTCACAGGAGATGAAACAGGTCAATCCCAAGTACACTCTGCGAGAGTGGTTTTTGGTGCCAGCATACAAAGCAGCCCAAAAAGGAGATTACACCCTTATAAAAGAGCTGCAGGAAGTGATGACACATCCCTATGATGAGCAGTCATCTGCAACAGAAGCAAAATACTACAGCCAAAAACCTGCTGAACTGTTTGATATTGCAGGAGTTTCGCATGTGAGTTGTTCGTCTTAG
- a CDS encoding winged helix-turn-helix domain-containing protein, with product MILQTIIKFGNEVGNKVGNRVGNLTENQIIIIELMQVNPRISAKKLSDEVGISVRKIEENISKLKKLNLIARVGGTRGHWEIKK from the coding sequence ATGATTTTACAAACAATCATAAAGTTCGGTAATGAGGTCGGTAATAAAGTGGGTAATAGGGTCGGTAATCTTACAGAGAATCAAATCATTATCATAGAACTCATGCAAGTAAATCCAAGAATAAGTGCCAAAAAACTATCGGATGAAGTTGGAATATCTGTACGAAAGATAGAAGAAAACATATCTAAACTTAAAAAATTAAATCTTATAGCAAGAGTTGGTGGAACTCGCGGACATTGGGAAATAAAGAAATAA
- a CDS encoding nucleotidyltransferase family protein yields the protein MINKNIIIQELKNIKPLYEKEGIILVGLFGSYAQDKQHQFSDIDIAYKMDYKKFSQKYKDGFSKLLRIDAIKNELTDRFKTRVDLVPDENKKLFDRLLYV from the coding sequence ATGATTAATAAAAACATTATTATTCAAGAATTAAAAAATATAAAGCCTTTGTATGAAAAAGAAGGTATTATTTTAGTTGGATTGTTTGGAAGTTATGCCCAAGATAAACAACATCAATTTAGTGATATCGATATAGCCTACAAAATGGATTATAAAAAATTTTCTCAAAAATATAAAGACGGCTTTTCAAAATTGCTTCGTATTGATGCTATAAAAAATGAACTCACAGATAGATTTAAAACAAGAGTTGATTTAGTGCCAGATGAAAATAAAAAACTTTTTGACAGGTTGCTTTATGTCTAA